One Chryseobacterium wanjuense genomic region harbors:
- a CDS encoding ABC transporter substrate-binding protein, protein MKVVSLVPSITEALFDLGLTENEVIGRTKFCIHPKEKVKNVPRIGGTKNINIDKIRALQPDLILANKEENIKEQVEALMNDFKVMVTNVETIEDNYYLLKNLGKTFHKEDKAQVFNLKIYEILNQAKINSNIKVAYLIWKNPYMTIGSDTFIHKILSEIGFENIFKNRTRYPEIQTEDLAEADVIMLSSEPFPFKEKHIEELKEFYPEKKIMIVDGEAFSWYGTHIAKCGDYFEELIAEMNLFKHKFH, encoded by the coding sequence ATGAAAGTTGTTTCTCTTGTTCCCTCAATTACTGAGGCTTTATTCGATTTAGGTTTGACCGAAAATGAAGTAATCGGAAGGACAAAATTCTGTATTCATCCCAAAGAAAAAGTGAAAAATGTGCCCCGTATCGGCGGAACGAAAAATATTAATATCGATAAAATTAGAGCTTTACAACCGGATCTTATTCTGGCCAATAAAGAAGAAAACATCAAAGAACAGGTAGAAGCTCTCATGAATGATTTCAAAGTAATGGTGACGAACGTTGAGACGATCGAGGATAATTATTATTTGCTTAAAAATCTTGGGAAAACCTTTCATAAGGAAGACAAAGCACAGGTTTTTAACCTTAAAATTTATGAGATTTTAAATCAAGCCAAAATTAACTCCAACATAAAAGTCGCTTATCTTATCTGGAAAAATCCTTATATGACGATAGGTTCCGATACTTTTATTCATAAAATTTTATCCGAAATCGGTTTTGAAAATATCTTTAAAAACAGAACCCGTTACCCGGAAATTCAGACCGAAGATTTAGCTGAAGCTGATGTTATTATGCTTTCTTCCGAACCTTTTCCTTTTAAAGAAAAACATATTGAAGAATTAAAGGAGTTTTATCCCGAGAAAAAGATTATGATCGTGGATGGGGAAGCCTTTTCGTGGTATGGGACACATATTGCCAAGTGTGGGGATTATTTTGAGGAATTGATTGCTGAGATGAATTTGTTTAAACACAAGTTTCACTAA
- a CDS encoding GAF domain-containing protein: MSELKKRLSSILESPKHNTEEKLEKVCHLLDQEISYFNWTGFYFKNGDKDELKLGPYVGAPTDHTIIPYGKGICGQVAVSNETFVVPDVHQESNYLSCSIDTKAEIVVPIFKDGKNVGQIDIDSHTIDPFTKEDRELLEWLCNEVSKIL; the protein is encoded by the coding sequence ATGTCAGAATTAAAAAAAAGGCTTTCTTCTATTCTTGAAAGTCCTAAGCATAATACGGAGGAAAAACTTGAAAAAGTTTGTCACCTTCTGGATCAGGAAATTTCCTATTTCAACTGGACGGGTTTCTATTTCAAAAATGGAGATAAGGATGAGTTGAAACTAGGTCCTTACGTTGGAGCACCGACGGATCATACAATTATTCCTTATGGAAAAGGGATTTGCGGTCAGGTGGCCGTATCCAACGAAACTTTTGTGGTTCCGGATGTTCATCAGGAAAGCAATTATTTAAGCTGTTCTATTGATACTAAAGCGGAAATTGTAGTTCCGATTTTCAAGGACGGGAAAAATGTTGGTCAAATCGATATTGATTCTCATACAATTGATCCTTTCACAAAAGAGGACAGAGAATTATTAGAATGGCTTTGTAACGAAGTTTCAAAGATTTTATAA